From Primulina tabacum isolate GXHZ01 unplaced genomic scaffold, ASM2559414v2 Contig516, whole genome shotgun sequence, the proteins below share one genomic window:
- the LOC142534445 gene encoding uncharacterized protein LOC142534445 gives MNMFSLITNCTSAKSEWDTLQRHCEGSESVRRTRLRMLTSKFEMMRMEKSESILDYDRLLREIANEAFSIGDFISNERLVSKVLRSLPERFNIKICAIDETKDSQMALEDLISSLCTFEMNLDMRKKDKGKTIALQASNDSYNELLQISQEVNDSDLCEDSISIITKKFGEYLKKSEIKRRMHNHLNLQVFLHLKGHKSILPSNNFNQGMKCRECKGFGHYANECANRLRKNKGYNVSLSDEESDAEEKTTDEENKPL, from the exons ATGAACATGTTCAGTTTAATCACAAACTGTACTTCTGCTAAAAGTGAATGGGATACTCTCCAAAGACACTGTGAAGGTTCTGAGAGTGTGCGACGAACCAGATTAAGGATGCTCACTTCAAAAttcgagatgatgaggatggagAAATCTGAGAGCATACTCGATTACGATCGTCTCCTACGGGAAATTGCTAATGAGGCATTCAGTATTGGAGACTTTATCTCTAATGAGCGTCTAGTTAGCAAGGTCCTTCGTTCTCTGCCCGAaagattcaacataaaaatttgcgCAATAGATGAGACTAAGGACTCTCAGATGGCATTGGAAGATCTTATCAGTTCACTATGCACTTTTGAGATGAACCTGGACATGCGGAAGAAGGACAAAGGGAAGACAATTGCACTCCAAGCTTCAAATGACTCCTACAATGAACTCCTTCAAATATCTCAAGAAGTCAATGATTCTGATCTCTGTGAGGATTCTATCTCCATTATCACAAAGAAATTCGGCGAATACTTGAAAAAATCAGAGAtaaaaagaaggatgcacaaccaTTTAAATCTCCAAGTTTTCCTGCACCTGAAAGGTCACAAAAGTATCCTGCCAAGCAACAATTTCAATCAAGGAATGAAG TGTAGAGAGTGCAAGGGCTTTGGACACTATGCCAATGAATGTGCTAACAGATTGCGGAAAAACAAAGGCTACAATGTGTCTCTAAGCGATGAAGAATCCGATGCTGAGGAGAAAACCACTGATGAAGAAAACAAACCTCTTTGA